From Mycolicibacterium nivoides, a single genomic window includes:
- a CDS encoding diiron oxygenase, with the protein MTTSVRPGGGSTNAGRRDAFSERLLKGSVRKSYAPVVDIDWHAPLDPDKFFLPPKIVSLYGTPLWDSMSREEQIELSRQELANTLSAGIWFENILNQALLRKMMHQDPTSNSTHYELTELGDETRHMVMFGKAIDKIGAKPVRPRLYQRMIINSLPFFFRGSVLWVAALVGEEIFDSLQRQMMDDPELQPMVQRLMRIHVTEEARHIQFARDGLRQRTPSMRWYKRVWVANLNGVGGFFFRYLFSNKIQYARVGLNARAARRIARASAHRREVQISGFAPLAAFLEEVGLMGRIARRMWRRSGFLPAKTPPRLTAVPGSAPGTDAGITEEVYDGFAVLDTGDGDRRVHVRLAGHLDPIDGKYHWRGTILDAPSTIAAGPVRLSIGTRTVDARITERTSQGTHSVSGIGEPPFELDSADAPEVSAAG; encoded by the coding sequence GTGACAACTTCGGTCAGACCCGGCGGAGGCTCGACCAACGCAGGGCGACGGGACGCATTTTCCGAGCGCCTGCTCAAGGGTTCGGTTCGCAAGTCCTACGCACCTGTGGTCGACATCGACTGGCACGCGCCGCTGGATCCGGACAAGTTCTTCCTTCCGCCGAAGATCGTGTCGTTGTACGGAACCCCGTTGTGGGACAGCATGTCCCGCGAGGAGCAGATCGAGCTGTCGCGCCAGGAGCTGGCCAACACCCTCTCCGCGGGCATCTGGTTCGAGAACATCCTCAACCAGGCGCTGCTGCGCAAGATGATGCACCAGGACCCCACCTCGAATTCCACGCACTACGAACTCACCGAACTCGGCGACGAGACCCGCCACATGGTGATGTTCGGCAAGGCCATCGACAAGATCGGCGCCAAGCCGGTGCGGCCACGGCTCTACCAGCGCATGATCATCAACTCGTTGCCGTTCTTCTTCCGCGGCTCGGTGCTGTGGGTGGCCGCGTTGGTCGGCGAGGAGATCTTCGATTCGCTTCAGCGGCAGATGATGGACGACCCCGAGTTGCAGCCAATGGTGCAGCGCCTCATGCGCATTCATGTCACCGAGGAGGCCCGCCACATCCAGTTCGCCCGTGACGGCCTGCGCCAGCGCACTCCGTCGATGCGCTGGTACAAGCGGGTGTGGGTGGCCAACCTCAACGGTGTCGGCGGGTTCTTCTTCCGCTACCTGTTCTCCAACAAGATCCAGTACGCGCGCGTCGGCCTGAATGCCCGCGCCGCGCGACGGATCGCCAGGGCCAGCGCCCACCGCCGCGAGGTGCAGATCTCCGGATTCGCCCCGTTGGCCGCGTTCCTCGAAGAGGTCGGCCTGATGGGCCGGATCGCACGCCGCATGTGGCGGCGCTCCGGTTTCCTGCCGGCCAAGACCCCACCACGCCTTACCGCGGTCCCCGGTTCCGCCCCGGGTACCGACGCCGGCATCACCGAAGAGGTCTACGACGGATTCGCGGTTCTCGACACCGGTGACGGCGACCGCCGGGTCCACGTGCGGCTGGCCGGTCACCTGGATCCGATCGACGGCAAGTACCACTGGCGCGGAACCATTCTCGACGCGCCGAGCACCATCGCGGCCGGGCCGGTACGGCTGAGCATCGGCACCCGCACCGTCGACGCCCGCATCACCGAACGCACCTCACAAGGCACCCACTCGGTCTCCGGGATCGGTGAACCGCCCTTTGAGTTGGACTCCGCCGACGCGCCCGAAGTCAGCGCCGCCGGGTAA
- a CDS encoding MFS transporter translates to MPTWLTRNVRVLSAVSFLQDAASELLYPLLPIYLTAVLGAPPAVVGAVEGAAEGAAAMTKLAAGPLGDRFSKRPLIATGYGMAALGKVMVAAAGAWSGVLAGRVVDRLGKGIRGAPRDALLVADIDDAARGRVFGFHRAMDTLGAVVGPLLGLAGYELLDHQIAPLLWVAVVPAVLSVALVFLVAEKRRTRPVKARQPVFARVRDLPGRYWRVTAVLVAFGLLNFPDALLLLRLNEIGFSVVEVILAYVTYNAVYAISSFPAGLLADRIGRLPVFGIGLVFFAIGYAGLGLTTDPLLAWLLIGSYGLFTGCTDGVGKAWVSSLVGSDLQGSAQGVFQGLSGFAVLGAGIWAGLLWTAVPGQPGQLPLLISGIGGAVFAAGLLGRSLVTRRR, encoded by the coding sequence ATGCCCACCTGGCTGACGCGCAACGTCCGGGTGCTGTCGGCGGTGTCCTTCTTGCAGGACGCCGCGAGCGAACTTCTCTATCCGCTGCTGCCGATCTATCTGACCGCCGTGCTGGGTGCTCCGCCCGCGGTGGTCGGCGCGGTGGAAGGGGCCGCCGAGGGCGCGGCGGCGATGACCAAGCTGGCTGCGGGCCCACTCGGCGACCGGTTCTCCAAGCGACCCTTGATCGCCACGGGCTACGGCATGGCGGCCCTGGGCAAGGTCATGGTGGCAGCCGCCGGGGCGTGGTCGGGCGTGCTCGCGGGCCGCGTGGTCGACCGGCTCGGCAAGGGCATCCGCGGTGCGCCTCGCGATGCCCTGCTGGTCGCCGACATCGACGACGCCGCCCGCGGTCGGGTCTTCGGATTCCACCGTGCCATGGACACTTTGGGTGCGGTCGTCGGCCCGTTGTTGGGTTTGGCCGGCTATGAACTGCTCGACCACCAGATCGCGCCGCTGTTGTGGGTTGCGGTGGTGCCCGCGGTGCTCAGTGTCGCGCTGGTGTTCCTGGTCGCCGAGAAACGTCGTACCCGGCCGGTCAAAGCGCGTCAGCCGGTGTTCGCCCGGGTGCGCGACCTACCCGGGCGGTACTGGCGGGTGACTGCCGTGCTGGTGGCATTCGGTCTGCTGAATTTCCCCGATGCGCTGTTGTTGTTGCGGCTCAACGAGATCGGGTTCTCGGTCGTCGAGGTGATCCTGGCCTACGTCACCTACAACGCGGTGTACGCCATTTCCAGTTTCCCGGCCGGGTTGCTGGCCGACCGGATCGGCCGGCTGCCGGTGTTCGGTATCGGCCTGGTGTTCTTCGCGATCGGCTACGCCGGCCTGGGGTTGACCACCGATCCGTTGCTCGCCTGGCTGCTGATCGGGTCCTACGGCCTGTTCACGGGTTGCACCGATGGGGTCGGCAAGGCCTGGGTGTCCTCACTGGTCGGGTCCGACCTGCAAGGCAGTGCGCAGGGAGTCTTCCAGGGGCTCAGTGGGTTCGCCGTGCTGGGTGCCGGGATATGGGCCGGGCTGCTCTGGACTGCTGTTCCAGGTCAGCCCGGCCAACTTCCGCTGTTGATCTCCGGGATCGGTGGGGCGGTCTTCGCGGCCGGATTGCTCGGCCGTTCGCTGGTTACCCGGCGGCGCTGA
- a CDS encoding LLM class flavin-dependent oxidoreductase produces the protein MRFTYAEAMTDPTYYIPLAQAAEAAGYHAMTIADSVAYPFESDSKYPYTPDGNREFLEGKAFVEAFVMASALCAVTTTLKFNFFVLKLPIRPPALVAKQVGSLNALFDNRLGLGVGTSPWPEDYELMGVPFARRGKRMDECIDIIRGLTSGDYFEYHGEFYDIPKTKMTPAPSEPVSILVGGHAEAALRRAARNDGWMHGGGTDDLDVLLKRLNEIRAEEGQTGPFEIHVISADAYTPDGIKRLEDKGVTDVIVGFRLPYIMGDDPEPLDRKIRHLEKFAENVIAKV, from the coding sequence ATGCGGTTCACCTATGCCGAAGCCATGACCGATCCCACCTACTACATCCCGCTGGCCCAGGCGGCCGAGGCGGCCGGCTACCACGCCATGACGATCGCCGACAGCGTCGCCTACCCGTTTGAGTCCGACTCGAAATACCCCTACACCCCTGACGGCAACCGTGAGTTCCTGGAGGGCAAGGCATTCGTCGAAGCCTTCGTGATGGCCTCGGCCCTGTGTGCGGTCACCACCACGCTCAAGTTCAACTTCTTCGTGCTCAAGCTGCCGATCCGTCCGCCCGCCCTGGTGGCCAAGCAGGTCGGCTCGCTCAACGCGCTCTTCGACAACCGGCTGGGGCTCGGGGTCGGCACCAGCCCGTGGCCGGAGGACTACGAATTGATGGGTGTGCCGTTCGCGCGCCGCGGCAAGCGGATGGACGAGTGCATCGACATCATCCGCGGCCTGACCAGCGGTGACTACTTCGAATACCACGGCGAGTTCTACGACATCCCCAAGACCAAGATGACCCCGGCACCGTCGGAGCCGGTCTCGATCCTCGTCGGCGGGCATGCCGAGGCCGCCCTGCGCCGCGCGGCCCGCAACGACGGGTGGATGCACGGCGGCGGCACCGACGACCTCGACGTCCTCCTCAAACGGCTCAACGAGATCCGGGCGGAGGAGGGTCAGACCGGGCCCTTCGAGATCCATGTGATCTCGGCCGACGCATACACCCCGGACGGCATCAAACGACTCGAGGACAAGGGCGTCACCGATGTGATCGTGGGCTTCCGCCTGCCCTACATCATGGGCGACGATCCCGAGCCGCTGGACCGCAAGATCCGCCACCTGGAGAAGTTCGCCGAGAACGTCATCGCCAAGGTCTAG
- a CDS encoding MFS transporter, whose amino-acid sequence MTTSIERPRAVVAPDPTVRSLAVLALALGGFGIGTTEFVAMGLLPDIATGFGISEPTAGHVISAYALGVVIGAPVIAALTARWPRKALLLTLMAVFTLGNVASMLAPTYPTLVIARFVAGLPHGAFFGIAALAAAHLMGPQNRAKAVAYVLCGLTVATVLGVPLASWLGQAFGWRSAFGLVVGVGLITLAAQWRWLPKQLRSMHVTSPLTELGALRRPQVWLAVLVGMIGFGGMFAVYTYISTTMTDVTGLPRSMVPVALMVFGLGMVGGNLIGGRLADTSVIRALYLSLGSLAVLLAAFSLGSHNPWTALPLLFGVGVAGSAVGPALQTRLMDVAHDAQTLAAALNHSALNIGNATGAWVGGLVIAAGLGYTAPAAAGALLAVGGLLVFTVSVALERRTAIRR is encoded by the coding sequence ATGACGACCTCGATCGAACGACCGCGTGCCGTTGTCGCGCCCGACCCCACGGTGCGCTCCCTCGCGGTACTCGCCCTCGCCCTCGGCGGCTTCGGCATCGGCACCACCGAATTCGTCGCGATGGGGCTGCTGCCCGACATCGCGACGGGCTTCGGCATCAGCGAGCCTACCGCGGGCCACGTCATCTCCGCCTACGCGCTGGGTGTCGTGATCGGCGCGCCCGTCATCGCCGCGCTCACCGCGCGGTGGCCCCGCAAGGCCCTGCTGCTCACGCTGATGGCGGTCTTCACCCTCGGCAACGTGGCCAGCATGCTGGCGCCGACCTACCCGACCCTGGTCATCGCCCGGTTCGTCGCCGGCCTGCCGCACGGCGCGTTCTTCGGGATCGCCGCGCTGGCCGCTGCCCATCTGATGGGTCCGCAGAACCGGGCCAAGGCGGTGGCCTATGTGCTGTGCGGCCTGACCGTCGCGACCGTGCTGGGCGTGCCGCTGGCCTCCTGGCTCGGCCAGGCCTTCGGTTGGCGGAGTGCGTTCGGTCTGGTGGTGGGCGTCGGCCTGATCACGTTGGCCGCCCAGTGGCGGTGGCTGCCCAAGCAGCTGCGGTCCATGCACGTGACCAGCCCGCTGACAGAACTCGGTGCGCTGCGCCGGCCTCAGGTGTGGCTGGCTGTGCTGGTCGGCATGATCGGCTTCGGCGGCATGTTCGCGGTGTACACCTACATCAGCACCACGATGACCGATGTGACCGGCCTGCCCCGGTCGATGGTTCCCGTGGCGCTCATGGTGTTCGGCCTCGGCATGGTGGGCGGCAACCTGATCGGCGGCCGGCTGGCCGACACCTCGGTGATCCGCGCGCTGTACCTGTCCCTGGGGTCGCTGGCGGTGCTGCTGGCCGCGTTCTCGCTGGGGTCGCACAACCCGTGGACCGCGCTGCCGCTGCTGTTCGGCGTCGGCGTGGCCGGCTCGGCCGTCGGCCCGGCGTTGCAGACCCGGCTGATGGATGTCGCCCACGATGCGCAGACCCTGGCCGCCGCGCTCAACCACTCCGCCCTCAACATCGGCAATGCCACGGGCGCCTGGGTGGGCGGCCTGGTGATCGCGGCCGGTCTCGGCTACACCGCGCCGGCCGCGGCCGGCGCCCTGCTGGCCGTCGGCGGGCTGCTGGTCTTCACCGTGTCGGTGGCCTTAGAACGACGGACCGCCATCCGGCGATGA
- a CDS encoding DUF5709 domain-containing protein, whose translation MSSDGYSVDEDDQLTQEDALIDRGVDDLLDEGYSPPDRWREPRDHETLDELLAEEEPDPAMQLDDPDYLDEQGGDDEVGERRSGRLVAPNAGFGADEEAELLGTDVGIDGGAASAEEAAVHIIPPSSPDGGPSF comes from the coding sequence ATGAGTAGTGACGGGTACAGCGTCGATGAAGACGACCAGTTGACTCAGGAGGACGCCCTCATCGATCGGGGTGTCGACGACTTGCTCGACGAGGGCTACTCGCCGCCTGATCGGTGGCGGGAACCGCGTGACCACGAGACCCTCGATGAGCTGCTGGCCGAGGAGGAGCCCGACCCCGCGATGCAGCTCGACGATCCCGACTATCTCGACGAGCAGGGCGGCGATGACGAGGTCGGAGAACGGCGCTCGGGTCGGCTGGTGGCCCCCAATGCGGGCTTCGGTGCGGACGAAGAGGCTGAGCTGCTCGGGACCGACGTCGGCATCGACGGTGGCGCGGCCTCAGCGGAGGAAGCCGCAGTCCACATCATCCCGCCGTCATCGCCGGATGGCGGTCCGTCGTTCTAA
- a CDS encoding acyl-CoA dehydrogenase family protein produces the protein MAFDLTPTAAQHDLARRTHEFAEQIVRPVAAEYDQRQEFPWPVLEEAAIQGFYSPLFYRDLIGDPTGLSLPMFMEELFWGCAGIGLAIVMPALALSAIGQAASPEQMLRWAPECFGTPGDLKLAALAISEPEGGSDVRNLRTYAVRSGPGADADWIINGHKMWIGNGGIANVHVVNAVVDKELGHKGQALFIVEGGTPGLEMVRKLDKLGCRASHTAELRFDSVRVPAENLLGGQDKLEHKLARAREVVAGAQNSGSATLGTFEQTRPMVAAQALGIARAALEYVTEYANRRIAFGAPIIDNQGIAFPLADLATQIDAARLLTWRASWMAASGVPFDRGEGSMSKLAASEVAVRTTEQAIQTMGGWGYVTDHPVEKWYRDAKLYTIFEGTSEIQRIVIAHALGAADGKPPLHVDLEPSGGPLNRWFGRGTPLRTRAAGAALSAKDHVPEPLMRLAMKALRPPRR, from the coding sequence GTGGCATTCGACCTCACCCCCACCGCGGCACAGCATGACCTCGCGCGACGGACGCACGAGTTCGCCGAACAGATCGTCCGGCCAGTCGCCGCCGAGTACGACCAGCGGCAGGAGTTTCCCTGGCCGGTGCTCGAAGAAGCGGCCATCCAGGGCTTCTACAGCCCGCTGTTCTATCGCGACCTGATCGGTGACCCCACGGGACTGTCCCTTCCGATGTTCATGGAGGAGCTGTTCTGGGGCTGCGCCGGGATCGGGCTGGCCATTGTCATGCCGGCACTTGCGCTGTCGGCCATCGGTCAGGCGGCCTCACCGGAACAGATGCTGCGGTGGGCTCCTGAATGCTTCGGCACCCCGGGGGACCTCAAGCTGGCGGCATTGGCGATCTCAGAACCCGAGGGCGGCAGCGATGTGCGCAACCTGCGCACCTACGCCGTCCGCAGTGGACCCGGAGCAGACGCGGACTGGATCATCAACGGCCACAAGATGTGGATCGGCAACGGCGGCATAGCCAATGTGCACGTGGTCAACGCAGTCGTCGACAAGGAGCTCGGCCACAAGGGACAGGCGTTGTTCATCGTCGAGGGCGGCACGCCGGGGCTGGAAATGGTGCGCAAACTCGACAAGCTCGGCTGCCGGGCCTCACACACCGCCGAGCTCAGGTTCGACAGTGTCCGCGTTCCTGCCGAAAACCTGCTCGGGGGTCAGGACAAACTCGAGCACAAGCTGGCCCGGGCCCGCGAAGTCGTCGCAGGCGCCCAGAATTCCGGCTCGGCCACGCTGGGGACGTTCGAACAGACCCGGCCCATGGTGGCTGCACAGGCCCTCGGAATCGCGAGGGCCGCACTGGAATATGTCACCGAATATGCGAACCGCCGGATTGCCTTCGGCGCACCCATCATCGACAACCAGGGCATCGCGTTTCCACTCGCCGACCTGGCTACACAGATCGACGCCGCCCGGCTGCTCACGTGGCGCGCGTCCTGGATGGCCGCCTCCGGGGTGCCGTTCGACCGCGGCGAGGGCTCGATGTCGAAGCTGGCCGCCAGCGAGGTCGCAGTCCGCACCACCGAGCAGGCCATCCAGACGATGGGTGGCTGGGGCTACGTCACGGATCATCCCGTCGAGAAGTGGTACCGGGATGCCAAGCTGTACACGATCTTCGAGGGCACCAGCGAGATCCAGCGCATCGTCATCGCACACGCTCTCGGCGCCGCCGACGGAAAGCCTCCGCTGCATGTCGACCTGGAACCGTCGGGCGGGCCGTTGAACCGGTGGTTCGGTCGCGGCACGCCGCTGCGCACCCGGGCGGCCGGCGCCGCACTGTCCGCGAAGGACCACGTACCCGAGCCCCTCATGCGCCTGGCGATGAAGGCCTTACGGCCGCCCCGCAGGTGA
- a CDS encoding glyoxalase, whose protein sequence is MTVTVDEIEVADPPDAWTRAGFSVDASGHAGPVCRIGGVRIRLVGGDRGTGIIGWSLRGLPPQGSVDDLDGIPTVRSTTAAAEPATHPNGATAIDHVVLLSPDLGRTVSSLAAIGVAPRRERDAELGGRRVRQIFFRFGEVILEVVGSPDTASDGPSRLWGITYVVNDIDASAAFFGDHTTPVKDAVQPGRRITTVRHKDFGMSVRTAVISATRDR, encoded by the coding sequence ATGACCGTCACCGTCGACGAGATCGAAGTCGCTGACCCACCAGACGCCTGGACGCGAGCGGGGTTCAGTGTTGATGCCAGCGGACACGCCGGTCCGGTCTGTCGGATCGGTGGCGTTCGCATTCGGCTCGTCGGGGGCGACCGCGGCACCGGCATCATCGGGTGGTCGTTGCGCGGCCTGCCGCCGCAGGGGTCGGTTGATGACCTCGACGGCATCCCCACCGTGCGGTCCACCACGGCCGCCGCAGAGCCGGCCACCCATCCGAACGGCGCCACCGCAATCGACCACGTCGTGCTGCTGTCCCCTGACCTCGGGCGCACGGTCTCATCGCTGGCCGCCATCGGCGTGGCCCCGCGCCGGGAACGTGATGCTGAACTCGGCGGGCGACGGGTCCGCCAGATCTTCTTCCGGTTCGGGGAGGTGATCCTCGAGGTCGTCGGTTCGCCGGACACGGCAAGCGACGGTCCCTCGAGGCTCTGGGGAATCACGTACGTCGTGAACGACATCGACGCGAGCGCCGCGTTCTTCGGCGACCACACCACTCCTGTCAAAGACGCCGTACAGCCGGGCCGCCGGATCACCACGGTCCGGCACAAGGACTTCGGAATGTCGGTCCGGACGGCGGTGATCTCGGCTACTCGTGATCGTTGA
- the rnhA gene encoding ribonuclease HI has product MSNDVVVVHTDGGCRPNPGPGGWGAVLRHREHVREMYGGEPGTTSNNRMELMAPIMALEALTRRVVVHLHTDSTYVRNGITKWVLGWERNGWLTAAKQPVKNVDLWQRLQAACAQHEVEWFWVKGHSGVADNELADELATRGMQEAIAAASLGV; this is encoded by the coding sequence CTGAGCAACGACGTCGTCGTCGTCCACACTGACGGCGGGTGCCGGCCGAACCCCGGTCCGGGCGGCTGGGGCGCGGTGCTGCGCCACCGCGAGCACGTGCGCGAGATGTACGGCGGGGAGCCCGGGACCACGAGCAACAACCGGATGGAGCTGATGGCGCCCATCATGGCGCTAGAGGCACTCACCAGGCGTGTGGTGGTGCACCTGCACACCGACAGCACCTATGTCCGCAACGGCATCACCAAATGGGTACTCGGCTGGGAACGCAACGGCTGGCTGACCGCCGCGAAGCAGCCGGTGAAGAACGTCGACCTCTGGCAGCGGCTGCAGGCCGCCTGCGCGCAGCACGAGGTCGAGTGGTTCTGGGTGAAAGGCCATTCGGGTGTCGCCGACAACGAACTGGCCGACGAGCTCGCGACCCGGGGAATGCAGGAGGCGATCGCCGCAGCGAGTCTCGGGGTCTAG
- a CDS encoding alpha/beta fold hydrolase, with product MNANSSRHNEAITSYSHAPGRTVTAGGVTYAYRELGPRGGIPVVFLVHLAATLDNWDPRVVDPIAERHHVIAFDNRGVGASTGAVPDTIESMADDAFAFITALGFSTVDILGFSLGGMIAQALVIEHPDLVRRLILTGTGPAGGADIDKVVGTTYYDILRATFTRKDPKEFLFFKRDGAGKRAARAFIERLDERTLDRDAKITVKAFRTQLKAIKRWGRSAPADLSAVTQPTFIANGDNDRMVPTALSDDMHRRIAGSQLCIYPNSGHGAIFQYHREFVSAAIQFLDS from the coding sequence ATGAACGCCAATAGCAGTCGGCACAACGAAGCGATCACGTCCTATTCGCATGCCCCGGGGCGCACCGTCACCGCGGGCGGCGTTACGTACGCCTACCGCGAACTCGGGCCCAGGGGCGGAATTCCCGTCGTCTTCCTCGTCCACCTCGCCGCCACGCTGGATAACTGGGATCCTCGCGTCGTCGACCCGATCGCCGAACGGCACCATGTCATCGCATTCGACAACCGCGGCGTCGGAGCTTCCACCGGCGCGGTCCCTGACACCATCGAATCGATGGCAGACGATGCATTCGCCTTCATCACCGCGCTCGGTTTCAGCACAGTCGACATCCTCGGCTTTTCCCTCGGCGGGATGATCGCCCAGGCGCTGGTGATAGAACATCCTGACCTGGTGCGCAGACTGATCCTGACCGGGACGGGACCGGCGGGTGGAGCGGACATCGACAAGGTCGTCGGGACAACCTATTACGACATCCTGCGTGCCACCTTCACCCGCAAGGACCCGAAGGAATTCCTGTTCTTCAAGCGCGACGGCGCCGGCAAGCGCGCAGCCCGCGCGTTCATCGAACGTCTCGACGAGCGCACCCTGGACCGGGATGCGAAGATCACCGTGAAGGCCTTCCGAACCCAACTCAAGGCCATCAAGCGATGGGGGCGCTCCGCGCCTGCCGACCTGTCGGCTGTCACCCAGCCGACCTTCATCGCCAACGGCGACAACGACCGCATGGTCCCAACTGCGCTCTCCGATGACATGCACCGACGGATCGCGGGTTCACAACTGTGCATCTACCCCAATTCGGGCCACGGGGCGATCTTCCAGTACCACCGTGAATTCGTCTCTGCCGCAATCCAATTCCTGGACAGCTGA
- a CDS encoding alpha/beta fold hydrolase: MISWKDAPNRTIDIDGATFAYRDLGGGSDIPVVFLHHLTAVLDDWDPRIIDGIAAQHRVIAFDNRGVGATGGSVPATVEQMGADAIDFIRALGLQQVDLFGFSLGGGVAQMVALQAPELVRRMILAGTGPRGAGGIDKMATIVAGAYLKAALTRSDPRNFLFFPRTPEGKHAAAQYLGRLRERTQNRDKRISLRAGIAQIRAIRHAGKSAPDDLSIITHPVLVANGDNDLMVDSGHSADMARRLPDAQLKIYPNSGHGGVFQHHQAFVADALQFLAN, from the coding sequence ATGATCTCCTGGAAAGACGCACCGAACCGCACCATCGACATCGACGGTGCGACGTTCGCCTATCGCGACCTGGGCGGCGGCTCAGACATTCCGGTGGTGTTCCTGCATCACCTGACCGCGGTCCTCGACGATTGGGATCCGCGCATCATCGACGGCATCGCCGCTCAGCACCGGGTCATCGCGTTCGACAATCGCGGTGTCGGCGCCACCGGAGGCTCGGTGCCCGCCACCGTGGAGCAGATGGGCGCCGACGCGATCGACTTCATCCGCGCGCTGGGCCTCCAGCAGGTTGATCTGTTCGGATTCTCACTCGGCGGTGGCGTTGCCCAGATGGTGGCACTGCAGGCGCCTGAGCTCGTTCGCCGCATGATCCTGGCCGGCACCGGGCCGCGCGGCGCCGGTGGCATCGACAAGATGGCCACCATCGTCGCGGGCGCCTACCTCAAAGCGGCGCTCACTCGCAGCGACCCCAGGAACTTCTTGTTCTTTCCCCGTACCCCCGAGGGTAAGCATGCCGCCGCGCAGTACCTGGGCCGGCTCAGGGAGCGGACACAGAACCGCGACAAGCGAATCTCCCTGCGCGCCGGCATCGCTCAGATCAGGGCGATCCGGCACGCCGGGAAGAGCGCCCCCGACGACCTCTCCATCATCACCCACCCCGTCCTGGTCGCCAACGGGGATAACGACCTCATGGTGGACAGCGGCCACTCAGCCGACATGGCACGTCGGCTGCCCGACGCGCAGCTGAAGATCTACCCGAACTCCGGGCACGGCGGAGTGTTTCAGCATCACCAGGCGTTCGTGGCCGACGCGCTGCAATTCCTGGCCAACTAA
- a CDS encoding TetR/AcrR family transcriptional regulator has translation MARSAAERKAETRRRIIETASERFKQDGIDGSGIATLMSDAGLTNGAFYAHFSSKGDLVANVVADQLRAQRDSLSSLPSGRDALEAFVREYLSPHHRDHPGTGCPNAALLDEIGRCDDAVRDAYTEGMQSIVDVIAAHLSPHRPSTARTTAVGLFTVLVATLQLARAVSDRKLSDDILTSGIFNAQLLLDCKPEGK, from the coding sequence ATGGCGCGATCCGCCGCGGAACGCAAGGCCGAGACTCGACGTCGGATCATCGAGACCGCGAGCGAGCGCTTCAAACAGGACGGCATCGACGGGTCTGGGATCGCCACGCTGATGTCCGATGCTGGGCTGACCAATGGCGCGTTCTACGCGCACTTTTCGTCGAAGGGGGACCTGGTCGCCAATGTCGTGGCCGACCAGCTACGGGCGCAACGCGACAGCCTGAGTTCATTACCCTCCGGGCGAGACGCGCTGGAAGCGTTCGTGCGCGAGTACCTCTCGCCGCATCATCGCGACCATCCGGGCACCGGCTGCCCCAACGCCGCCCTACTCGATGAGATCGGCCGTTGCGATGACGCTGTGCGTGATGCCTACACCGAGGGGATGCAGTCGATCGTCGATGTCATCGCCGCACACTTGTCTCCACACCGGCCCTCCACCGCGCGCACCACGGCCGTGGGGTTGTTCACTGTTCTCGTCGCCACCTTGCAACTCGCACGCGCCGTCTCCGACCGGAAACTGTCCGACGACATCCTCACCTCCGGAATCTTCAACGCACAACTGCTCCTCGACTGCAAGCCTGAAGGGAAATGA